Proteins from a genomic interval of Rosa chinensis cultivar Old Blush chromosome 2, RchiOBHm-V2, whole genome shotgun sequence:
- the LOC112186149 gene encoding bifunctional riboflavin biosynthesis protein RIBA 1, chloroplastic, which yields MASINLYCSPMALFPSQRNNCLYPGTSVKPNGCVSDFVAPSLTRKLCFGLRGDFQARAMVISGEDDLLSHTNGVEAQPDALSFGTLAADMAPLSSGFSSDNDEYDLDYPIEGFSSIAEAIEDIRQGKMVIVVDDEDRENEGDLIMAASLATPEAMAFIVKHGTGIVCVSMKGEDLERLQLPLMVTQNEEKLCTAFTVSVDAKHGTTTGVSARDRAATVLALASRDSKPEDFNRPGHIFPLKYREGGVLKRAGHTEASVDLAMLAGLDPVAVLCEIVDDDGSMARLPRLREFAKAENLKIISIADLIRYRRKRDKLVERAGAARIPTMWGPFEAYCYRSLLDGIEHIAMVKGDIGDGQNILVRVHSECLTGDIFGSARCDCGNQLALAMKQIEAAGRGVLVYLRGHEGRGIGLGHKLRAYNLQDDGRDTVEANEELGLPVDSREYGIGAQILRDLGVRTMKLMTNNPAKYSGLKGYGLAVAGRVPLLTPITMENKRYLETKRIKMGHVYGSNLNGHVDGTSDESSSSIGNPSNGVSET from the exons AAGGAACAATTGTTTATATCCCGGGACTTCGGTTAAGCCAAATGGGTGCGTATCTGATTTTGTTGCACCGAGTTTGACTCGGAAGTTGTGCTTTGGTTTGAGGGGTGATTTCCAGGCAAGGGCTATGGTGATATCTGGAGAAGATGATCTCCTGTCTCACACTAATGGGGTTGAAGCACAACCTGACGCATTGAGTTTTGGAACACTTGCAGCTGATATGGCTCCTCTTAGTAGCGGTTTCTCTTCTGATAATGATGAATACGATCTAGATTATCCTATTGAAGGATTTTCTTCCATTGCGGAGGCCATTGAAGATATTCGTCAAGGCAAG ATGGTAATTGTTGTAGATGATGAAGATAGAGAAAACGAGGGAGATCTTATAATGGCAGCATCCCTGGCAACACCAGAAGCTATGGCTTTTATTGTCAAGCACGGAACTGGAATTGTTTGTGTGAGCATGAAAGGAGAAGACTTAGAAAGGTTACAACTTCCGTTGATGGTGACACAGAATGAAGAAAAACTTTGTACAGCATTCACTGTCTCAGTG GATGCAAAACATGGTACGACAACTGGTGTTTCGGCTCGCGATAGAGCTGCAACAGTCTTGGCCCTTGCATCAAGGGATTCAAAACCTGAAGACTTCAACCGACCAGGTCATATCTTTCCCCTAAAGTACAGGGAGGGAGGAGTTCTAAAAAGAGCTGGGCACACAGAAGCTTCAGTTGATCTCGCAATGTTGGCTGGGCTAGATCCGGTAGCAGTTTTGTGTGAAATTGTGGATGATGACGGTTCTATGGCTAGATTACCGAGGCTTCGTGAATTTGCAAAGGCAGAAAACTTGAAAATTATTTCTATTGCTGATTTGATAAG ATATAGGAGAAAAAGGGACAAGTTGGTGGAGCGGGCTGGAGCTGCACGGATACCCACAATGTGGGGGCCATTTGAAGCCTACTGTTATAGGTCATTGCTAGATGGGATTGAGCACATTGCTATGGTTAAA GGTGATATTGGAGATGGGCAAAATATACTTGTGAGAGTACATTCAGAGTGTCTCACCGGTGACATCTTTGGGTCGGCCAGATGTGATTGTGGAAACCAGCTGGCACTTGCTATGAAACAAATTGAAGCAGCGGGTAGGGGTGTTTTAGTGTATCTCCGTGGACATGAAGGTAGAGGAATTGGTTTAGGCCACAAGCTCCGAGCTTATAACCTGCAGGATGATGGGCGTGACACTGTTGAAGCCAACGAGGAGCTCGGACTACCTGTTGATTCTCGCGAGTATGGAATTGGTGCACAG ATACTACGAGATCTAGGTGTTCGTACAATGAAGCTGATGACAAACAATCCTGCAAAGTATAGCGGGCTCAAAGGTTATGGTTTGGCCGTTGCTGGCAGGGTCCCGTTATTGACACCAATAACTATGGAGAACAAGAGATATTTGGAGACTAAACGAATAAAAATGGGGCATGTCTATGGCTCCAATCTCAATGGTCATGTAGATGGCACCAGTGATGAAAGCAGTTCAAGCATTGGTAACCCATCTAATGGTGTCTCTGAGACATAA